From a single Eretmochelys imbricata isolate rEreImb1 chromosome 13, rEreImb1.hap1, whole genome shotgun sequence genomic region:
- the LOC144273916 gene encoding E3 ubiquitin-protein ligase RNF182-like: MSHKDGELGSCQPLVFTAQELECKICYHRYDARARKPKLLSCCHRVCAKCLHKMVAMGSSSPHLLSCPFCRQETQVPEEDVQLLQDDSKVLAVLMYHERAKKRGTLPSPEVILCPSVLEPSRSSSDCLVITILEVPEDAAPPEGLGMLDMIRLYRPTSLDSLPCRGPIQKCRSCTWQAIPHFILWMLCLIYFSSLPFGIYLLLIERHNLGIVLVSLVPSTLILCVFYSFCQCLCREIFEFPST, encoded by the coding sequence ATGAGCCACAAGGATGGCGAGCTGGGGAGCTGCCAGCCGCTGGTGTTCACGGCGCAGGAGCTGGAGTGCAAGATCTGCTACCATCGCTACGACGCACGAGCCCGTAAGCCCAAGCTGCTGAGCTGCTGCCACCGGGTCTGTGCTAAGTGCCTGCACAAGATGGTGGCCATGGGGTCGTCCTCGCCCCACCTGCTCAGCTGCCCTTTCTGCCGGCAGGAGACCCAGGTCCCCGAGGAGGACGTGCAGCTGCTCCAGGACGACAGCAAGGTGCTGGCAGTGCTGATGTACCACGAGCGGGCAAAGAAGCGAGGCACTCTGCCCTCCCCCGAGGTCATCCTGTGCCCCAGCGTCCTGGAGCCCTCCCGCAGCTCCTCTGACTGCCTGGTCATCACCATCCTGGAGGTGCCGGAGGACGCGGCACCCCCCGAAGGCTTGGGCATGCTGGACATGATACGCCTGTACCGCCCCACCAGCCTGGACTCGCTGCCCTGCCGCGGCCCCATCCAGAAATGCCGCTCTTGCACCTGGCAGGCCATACCCCACTTCATCCTCTGGATGCTCTGCCTCATCTACTTCAGCTCCCTGCCCTTTGGCATCTACCTCCTGCTCATTGAGCGCCACAACCTGGGCATCGTGCTGGTCAGCCTGGTGCCCTCCACCCTCATTCTCTGTGTCTTCTACAGCTTCTGCCAGTGTCTGTGCCGCGAGATCTTCGAGTTCCCCTCCACCTGA